A stretch of the Aegilops tauschii subsp. strangulata cultivar AL8/78 chromosome 4, Aet v6.0, whole genome shotgun sequence genome encodes the following:
- the LOC141021999 gene encoding uncharacterized protein — protein sequence MRNMVHIDEKWFDMTRVKNSYYVLPGEPEPKRTVSNTHSIGKVMFLTAVAKPRYNNEGELTFDGKIGIWAFVEETEAKRTSQNRTKGTKVLTSVKVTRPVCRDYLINKVIPAIQDKWPDDDEGATIFIQQDNAKPHVLPNDVAFREAVEQTDLDIRLLQQPPNSPELNCLDLCFHSSLQSLTDCRSPTNIQELVQGVEEEFENYDPDKLHRSFITLEAVMFEVMKDKGGNQYKLPHLHKDRVQNAGMEITGVYCDSRVVVDTRAIIEEMEIAIGKENERKELAREGKRKKSKGKGMEEVARERM from the coding sequence ATGAGGAATATGGTTCACATTGATGAGAAGTGGTTTGATATGACGAGAGTGAAGAATAGTTACTATGTACTTCCAGGAGAACCTGAACCGAAGCGCACCGTGTCAAACACTCACAGCATTGGGAAGGTGATGTTCCTAACAGCTGTTGCCAAGCCTCGATATAACAATGAGGGGGAGCTAACATTCGATGGGAAGATCGGCATTTGGGCATTCGTCGAAGAGACTGAGGCGAAGCGGACAAGTCAGAACAGAACAAAGGGAACAAAAGTGTTGACATCAGTGAAAGTAACCAGGCCTGTGTGCAGAGATTATCTAATCAATAAGGTTATCCCGGCAATTCAAGATAAGTGGCCTGACGATGATGAGGGAGCAACAATATTCATCCAACAGGATAACGCAAAGCCTCATGTCCTTCCCAATGATGTAGCTTTTCGAGAAGCTGTGGAACAAACTGATCTTGACATCCGATTGCTACAACAGCCCCCAAATAGCCCTGAGTTAAATTGTTTGGACCTCTGCTTCCATAGCTCTCTCCAGTCTCTAACCGACTGCAGGTCACCTACAAACATCCAGGAACTGGTACAGGGTGTGGAAGAGGAATTCGAGAACTACGATCCCGACAAGTTGCACAGAAGCTTTATCACATTAGAAGCAGTTATGTTTGAAGTTATGAAAGACAAAGGAGGAAATCAATATAAGTTGCCCCACTTGCACAAGGATCGCGTTCAGAATGCTGGAATGGAAATAACCGGTGTATATTGCGACAGTCGGGTAGTTGTTGATACTAGGGCCATTATAGAAGAAATGGAAATTGCAATAGGAAAAGAAAATGAAAGGAAAGAATTAGCTAGAGAAGggaaaagaaagaaaagtaaAGGGAAGGGAATGGAAGAAGTGGCCAGAGAAAGAATGTAG